The Neisseria yangbaofengii genome contains a region encoding:
- a CDS encoding ATP-binding protein: protein MQRKIIQSLEKWKQNPSRKPLIIQGARQVGKTWAIKHFGKQSFEQVAYINFDNNSRMKTLFTGDYDINRLILGLKIESGVDIQAQNTLIIFDEVQEVPQALSSLKYFYENAPQFYIVAAGSLPGISLHHQVSFPVGKVDFLPMYPMDFHEFLTVLGKQDLVELLNMQDWALIAAMKMTYIDLLRQYYFVGGMPEAVQTFIDRQNFDAVRQVQRNLLMAYEQDFSKHIKDGQTVQKVRSIWASIPEQLAKENKKFMYSQLQKGARSKDYEIALQWLKDSGLVHRVPRIKKPHLPLSAYQDNAFKLYALDVGLLAAQSHLDVSVLLEGSRIFSEFKGALTEQYVLQQLIANQENPVFYWTTEKGTAEVDFVLQRKQAVIPIEVKAEENLKAKSLKVYVEQFQPEQAIRFSMADYRKQDWLVNVPLYGCDITKI, encoded by the coding sequence ATGCAACGAAAAATCATTCAATCCTTAGAAAAATGGAAGCAAAATCCTAGCCGTAAGCCTTTGATTATTCAAGGGGCAAGGCAGGTTGGAAAAACTTGGGCGATAAAGCATTTTGGCAAGCAGTCATTTGAACAAGTGGCGTATATCAATTTTGATAACAATAGCCGAATGAAAACCTTGTTTACCGGCGATTACGACATCAACCGCCTAATTCTTGGCTTAAAAATTGAAAGCGGTGTGGATATTCAAGCCCAAAACACGCTGATTATTTTTGATGAGGTGCAAGAAGTACCGCAGGCGTTGTCATCGCTCAAATACTTTTATGAAAACGCACCGCAGTTTTATATCGTGGCGGCAGGGTCGTTACCGGGCATATCGTTACATCATCAGGTTTCATTTCCTGTGGGCAAAGTGGATTTTCTGCCGATGTATCCGATGGATTTCCACGAATTTCTAACCGTACTTGGCAAGCAGGATTTGGTTGAATTGCTTAATATGCAAGATTGGGCGTTGATTGCTGCGATGAAAATGACCTATATTGATTTGTTGCGACAATACTATTTTGTCGGCGGAATGCCTGAAGCGGTGCAAACTTTTATTGATAGGCAAAATTTTGATGCGGTTCGCCAAGTGCAACGAAATCTATTGATGGCGTATGAACAGGATTTTTCCAAACATATTAAAGATGGGCAGACGGTGCAAAAAGTGCGGTCAATTTGGGCGTCCATTCCTGAACAACTTGCCAAAGAAAATAAAAAATTTATGTATTCACAGCTACAAAAAGGGGCGAGAAGCAAAGACTACGAGATCGCCTTACAATGGCTCAAAGACAGCGGTTTGGTGCATCGTGTGCCACGCATTAAAAAGCCCCATTTGCCACTTTCGGCATACCAAGATAACGCCTTTAAATTATACGCTTTGGACGTAGGGTTGCTGGCGGCACAAAGTCATTTAGATGTTAGCGTTTTGTTAGAGGGGAGCCGTATTTTTAGCGAATTTAAAGGGGCTTTAACCGAGCAATATGTGCTGCAACAGCTGATTGCCAACCAAGAAAACCCTGTTTTCTACTGGACAACGGAAAAAGGCACGGCGGAAGTGGATTTTGTGCTGCAACGTAAACAAGCAGTGATCCCGATTGAAGTGAAAGCCGAAGAAAATCTAAAAGCCAAAAGCCTGAAAGTCTATGTGGAACAGTTCCAGCCTGAACAAGCGATTCGTTTTTCAATGGCGGATTATCGTAAGCAAGATTGGCTGGTGAACGTGCCGTTGTATGGATGTGATATAACAAAAATTTGA